In a single window of the Luteibacter rhizovicinus DSM 16549 genome:
- a CDS encoding alpha/beta hydrolase family protein, with the protein MSILTRACLALALTSALGVASATTVGEMHRSTTTPTAAMRDASHSNSLAITVWYPAVEGAKEEPLDMGSPGHPLFIAGHAAQDAAFAPGRHPVVLLSHGFGGTARMMSWFGTELARAGYVVVSVNHPGNNGMGPMTAAGAAMWWERAEDLKAAFAAVRKDGVIAAHIDPTRLGVAGFSAGGFTAFLLAGARADIPHLKAFCDSHPDDGVCKPQKEAPDISGPALFHKAYDDPAIKAQIAHAADDHSIPAVKAVFTLAPALVQAIAPDSFVRIHVPTAIVVGDNDKVAEPVTNADIAVKAIAGATITRLPGVGHYDFLSTCTGAAKATVPICADVTVSQAQTHAEALAKAKALFGATL; encoded by the coding sequence ATGTCGATCCTTACCCGCGCCTGCCTGGCGCTGGCACTCACCTCGGCCCTCGGTGTCGCCTCGGCGACCACCGTGGGCGAGATGCACCGCAGCACGACGACACCGACCGCTGCCATGCGCGACGCCTCGCACTCCAACTCGCTCGCCATCACGGTCTGGTACCCGGCCGTCGAGGGGGCGAAGGAAGAACCGCTGGACATGGGCTCGCCGGGCCATCCGCTGTTTATCGCCGGTCACGCCGCACAGGACGCGGCCTTCGCGCCGGGACGTCATCCGGTGGTGCTGCTATCGCATGGCTTCGGTGGCACGGCGCGCATGATGAGCTGGTTCGGCACGGAACTGGCGCGTGCGGGTTATGTCGTCGTCAGCGTGAATCATCCGGGCAACAACGGCATGGGGCCGATGACGGCGGCCGGTGCGGCGATGTGGTGGGAGCGAGCTGAAGACCTCAAGGCAGCGTTCGCCGCCGTTAGGAAGGACGGGGTCATCGCGGCCCACATCGATCCCACGCGGCTGGGCGTGGCTGGGTTCTCGGCCGGTGGATTCACGGCCTTTCTGTTGGCGGGTGCACGCGCCGACATTCCGCATCTGAAAGCGTTCTGCGACAGCCATCCCGACGATGGTGTGTGCAAGCCGCAAAAGGAAGCGCCCGACATCAGCGGGCCCGCGTTGTTTCACAAGGCCTACGACGATCCGGCAATCAAGGCGCAGATCGCGCACGCGGCCGACGATCATTCGATCCCGGCGGTGAAGGCCGTCTTTACCCTGGCGCCTGCGCTCGTACAGGCCATCGCACCGGACAGCTTCGTGCGGATCCATGTGCCCACGGCGATCGTTGTCGGCGACAACGACAAGGTCGCGGAGCCGGTGACGAATGCCGATATCGCGGTAAAGGCCATTGCCGGCGCGACGATCACTCGGCTGCCTGGCGTGGGGCATTACGATTTTCTGAGTACGTGTACGGGTGCCGCAAAGGCGACCGTGCCGATCTGTGCGGACGTGACGGTGTCACAGGCACAGACGCATGCGGAGGCCTTGGCGAAGGCAAAGGCCTTGTTCGGCGCAACGCTGTAG